A stretch of the Pseudosulfitobacter pseudonitzschiae genome encodes the following:
- a CDS encoding tyrosine-type recombinase/integrase → MPRPIDRDILRAVLQASEGPIAARSKSGADDAKPASQNDVTILIVKLLIVTGLRISELTNLKVRDVSQDGSQTLVRGKGNKKRIVFVQNHELQEEFGEMEVSDAKKLKALEAENAKLKKLLAEQMMDVSTLKEMLGKNF, encoded by the coding sequence TTGCCGCGCCCCATCGATCGAGACATCCTCAGAGCGGTTCTTCAAGCCAGTGAAGGCCCCATCGCTGCGCGGTCGAAATCGGGCGCAGACGACGCTAAGCCAGCCTCGCAAAACGATGTCACGATCCTGATCGTTAAGCTGCTGATCGTAACCGGACTGCGGATCAGTGAACTGACAAACCTGAAGGTCCGCGATGTCTCGCAGGACGGAAGCCAGACCCTCGTCCGGGGCAAAGGCAACAAGAAGCGGATCGTCTTTGTGCAGAACCATGAATTGCAGGAGGAGTTCGGCGAGATGGAAGTGTCGGATGCCAAGAAGCTGAAGGCGCTGGAGGCCGAGAATGCCAAGCTGAAGAAATTGCTGGCCGAGCAGATGATGGATGTGTCGACGTTGAAGGAAATGCTGGGAAAAAACTTCTGA
- a CDS encoding extracellular solute-binding protein — translation MFITEFRKMGLSVLAAAALLTGGVQLASADGEVIMQDPGGSYGDALQSVMYNGFEDETGIDVITVQEARSGPRIKAQVDAGKTEWDLTFIFDQEVNLLGDCCLADIDYDKLSDSAKETLATMPDNLKRPKGVALQVIGVGLVYNTDVYTGDDVPQSWADFWDVENFPGERCLPAWPRFTMEAALMADGVAKEDLYPLDMERALKKLEEIKPHVTKWWTTSAQPPQLLLDGEADMCMAYTGSTSLLALDGAPIEVEWNQGFVYYDFFSIPKDAPNYDNALKLLSWRLDADLAAELTSTYPVALPSPLVFEKADPEISKYWANNPENVEKAIEWSPEFWGAQAPSGNMTNEEYGQEQLNSLLAK, via the coding sequence ATGTTTATTACTGAATTTAGAAAAATGGGCCTGTCGGTGCTTGCCGCCGCTGCCCTACTGACGGGCGGCGTTCAGCTGGCGTCGGCCGATGGTGAAGTGATCATGCAGGACCCGGGTGGCAGTTATGGCGATGCCTTGCAGTCGGTGATGTACAACGGTTTTGAAGACGAGACCGGTATTGACGTGATCACGGTGCAAGAGGCGCGGTCCGGCCCCCGGATCAAGGCGCAGGTGGATGCGGGCAAGACCGAGTGGGATCTGACGTTCATCTTTGACCAGGAGGTCAACCTGCTGGGCGATTGTTGTCTTGCCGACATTGATTATGACAAGCTGTCGGACAGCGCCAAGGAAACGCTGGCCACCATGCCCGACAACCTGAAACGTCCCAAGGGCGTGGCCTTGCAGGTAATTGGTGTGGGTCTGGTCTATAACACCGATGTCTACACCGGTGACGACGTTCCCCAAAGCTGGGCCGATTTCTGGGATGTCGAAAATTTCCCCGGCGAACGGTGTCTTCCAGCATGGCCGCGGTTTACCATGGAGGCCGCGCTGATGGCCGACGGGGTGGCCAAAGAGGACCTGTATCCGCTGGATATGGAACGCGCGCTGAAAAAGCTGGAAGAGATCAAGCCCCACGTCACTAAGTGGTGGACAACCTCGGCACAGCCGCCGCAGCTTTTGCTGGATGGCGAGGCCGATATGTGCATGGCCTATACCGGTTCAACATCGCTTCTGGCGCTGGACGGTGCACCGATCGAGGTCGAGTGGAACCAGGGCTTTGTCTACTATGATTTCTTCTCGATCCCCAAGGATGCGCCGAACTACGACAACGCGCTGAAGCTGCTGTCGTGGCGTCTGGACGCCGATCTGGCGGCAGAGCTGACATCGACCTATCCGGTGGCCCTGCCGTCGCCGCTGGTCTTTGAAAAGGCCGATCCCGAGATCAGCAAGTATTGGGCGAACAACCCCGAGAACGTGGAAAAAGCCATCGAATGGAGCCCGGAATTCTGGGGCGCGCAGGCTCCATCGGGCAACATGACCAACGAAGAGTACGGTCAGGAGCAGCTGAACAGCTTGCTGGCGAAATAA
- the dcm gene encoding DNA (cytosine-5-)-methyltransferase, whose amino-acid sequence MERAGLDIDTAAELLDVNARTVRRHINGEGKRIDRLRLEKLRQTADARCTGERPEGFRFIDLFAGIGGLRLPFEAIGGRCVFTAEWDRFSRETYSANFPEPANSEHIFAEDVRPYANAPEKIPAHDVLLAGFPCQPFSIAGVSKKNALGRPHGFLCDTQGTLFYDLAKIIDHHKPPAFLLENVKNLERHDGGKTFATIIHVLEKELGYRVFHKVISSTPWVPQKRERIFIVGFRDHSIEFDFGQLSVPEGDGPKLGSILDKEIDPKYTLTENLWNYLQGYKEKHRKAGNGFGFSLFGPKDVARTLSARYYKDGSEILIEQKGDRPRRLTPRECARLMGFEKPGQTDWKIPVSDTQGYRQFGNAVVVPVVNAVARLMQPRIMDAMELDGREVPATMQVQLPLPEPGIAAE is encoded by the coding sequence ATGGAGCGCGCCGGTCTCGACATCGACACGGCGGCAGAGCTTCTGGATGTAAACGCCCGGACAGTCCGGCGTCATATCAACGGCGAAGGCAAGCGGATCGACCGGCTCCGACTGGAGAAGCTGCGCCAGACAGCGGATGCGCGCTGCACGGGCGAGCGCCCGGAGGGTTTCCGCTTCATCGACCTCTTTGCGGGTATCGGAGGCCTACGCCTGCCTTTCGAGGCTATCGGGGGGCGGTGTGTCTTCACTGCGGAGTGGGACCGGTTCAGCCGCGAGACCTACAGCGCCAATTTCCCAGAGCCTGCCAACAGTGAACATATCTTTGCGGAAGACGTGCGCCCCTATGCGAACGCTCCGGAAAAAATCCCTGCCCATGATGTGCTTCTGGCCGGTTTTCCCTGTCAGCCGTTCTCTATCGCGGGCGTCAGCAAGAAAAACGCCCTTGGCCGTCCGCATGGTTTCCTCTGCGATACGCAAGGGACGCTTTTCTATGATCTGGCCAAGATTATCGACCATCACAAACCGCCAGCATTCCTTCTGGAGAACGTGAAGAACCTTGAGCGCCATGACGGCGGCAAGACCTTTGCCACGATCATCCATGTGCTGGAGAAGGAGCTGGGTTATCGCGTATTCCACAAGGTGATCAGTTCGACGCCTTGGGTGCCACAGAAGCGCGAGCGCATCTTCATCGTCGGCTTCAGGGATCACAGCATCGAGTTCGACTTCGGTCAGCTTTCCGTGCCTGAAGGTGACGGCCCGAAGCTGGGTTCGATCCTCGATAAAGAGATTGATCCAAAATACACGCTTACGGAAAACCTGTGGAACTACCTTCAGGGCTACAAGGAAAAGCACAGGAAGGCCGGTAATGGCTTCGGGTTTTCGCTCTTTGGCCCCAAGGACGTAGCCCGCACCCTTTCTGCCCGCTACTACAAGGACGGCTCCGAAATCCTGATCGAGCAGAAGGGCGACCGCCCGCGCCGTCTGACACCGCGTGAATGCGCGCGCCTGATGGGATTCGAGAAGCCCGGACAGACGGACTGGAAGATCCCCGTTTCCGACACGCAGGGCTATCGCCAGTTCGGCAATGCGGTTGTTGTGCCGGTTGTGAACGCGGTCGCGCGGCTCATGCAGCCGCGCATCATGGATGCAATGGAACTGGATGGGCGAGAAGTGCCAGCCACGATGCAGGTTCAGCTTCCCCTGCCCGAACCCGGTATCGCAGCCGAGTAA
- a CDS encoding type II restriction endonuclease: MIKRGQLSDYFEGVGVKRLSAVDAEPTTSNQHEVGTTKKMRDDFLGENHQEKFPAIYIWLGGDQEGFTEESWATHYDARLNKPRAAEWRLYYPSNPVTVAMKAGDTLFLAKDQSGVLWFIVAPEGSTSEQQLFWLFGLRPEGKSFVSREFSNEEPELDFAARFILDEIGVEFEEPEADKLDSIIEKFGTTFPKTAEFSDLARLTLPEVRAEDDPDAALIAWLDHEEALFRRLERKVVSSRIEAGFVVNSGTDVDGFISFSLSVQNRRKSRMGHSLENHLAAVLRAHDVRHVRGAMTEHKHKPDFLFPDLETYQAAPAEGDARLTMLGAKSTCKDRWRQVLAEAEKISRKHLLTLEPGISEPQTDQMEASSLQLVVPSPVHSSYTDAQRGWLWSVGDFINEVRARQG; this comes from the coding sequence GTGATAAAACGCGGGCAACTGTCTGACTATTTCGAAGGTGTAGGGGTCAAGCGCCTGTCTGCCGTGGATGCCGAGCCGACGACATCGAACCAGCATGAGGTTGGCACGACGAAGAAGATGCGGGACGACTTCCTGGGTGAGAACCATCAAGAGAAGTTCCCAGCGATCTATATTTGGCTGGGCGGTGATCAGGAGGGTTTCACCGAGGAGAGCTGGGCCACGCACTACGACGCGCGCCTCAACAAGCCCCGTGCTGCCGAATGGCGGCTCTACTACCCTTCCAATCCCGTCACGGTAGCCATGAAGGCCGGAGATACCCTGTTCCTTGCCAAGGACCAGAGCGGCGTCCTGTGGTTCATCGTGGCCCCGGAGGGGTCCACCAGCGAGCAGCAACTCTTCTGGCTGTTCGGCCTGCGCCCGGAAGGCAAATCGTTTGTATCGCGCGAGTTCTCGAACGAGGAGCCGGAGCTGGACTTTGCGGCCCGCTTCATCCTGGATGAAATCGGCGTCGAGTTCGAGGAACCCGAGGCCGACAAGCTGGACAGCATCATCGAGAAGTTCGGCACCACTTTCCCGAAGACGGCAGAGTTTTCCGATCTTGCCCGCCTCACCCTGCCCGAGGTCCGCGCCGAGGACGACCCGGATGCAGCACTTATCGCGTGGCTGGACCATGAGGAGGCGCTGTTCCGGCGACTGGAGCGCAAGGTTGTATCATCGCGGATCGAAGCCGGGTTCGTGGTTAACAGCGGCACGGACGTTGACGGCTTCATCAGTTTTTCCCTAAGCGTGCAGAACCGACGCAAATCCCGCATGGGGCATTCACTGGAGAACCATCTGGCTGCTGTTCTCAGGGCGCACGACGTCCGGCATGTCCGGGGCGCGATGACAGAACACAAGCACAAGCCCGACTTCCTGTTCCCCGATCTGGAGACCTACCAGGCAGCTCCAGCTGAGGGCGACGCACGCCTGACGATGCTGGGGGCCAAATCCACTTGCAAGGATCGCTGGCGGCAGGTTCTGGCTGAGGCCGAGAAGATCAGCCGCAAACATCTTCTGACGCTGGAACCGGGGATTTCAGAGCCACAGACCGACCAGATGGAGGCGTCCAGCCTTCAGCTCGTGGTCCCCTCCCCTGTTCACAGCAGCTATACAGATGCGCAGCGCGGCTGGCTGTGGTCAGTTGGGGATTTCATCAATGAGGTTCGGGCGCGGCAAGGCTGA
- a CDS encoding CoA transferase, with product MTHADTPVLPSETLITAIAALLADVRHVAVGASSPMPAAGAMLRQALDEQTRHVRLSILGSVAHNFFTNGSGELFDCAGQGRIDAFFLGGGQIDGQANVNLVGAGDYPQSKVRWPGSFGSAYLYFVVPRVILFREEHSPRVMVEQVDFISAPGVSPPDVYRPGGPVALLTGKALFSFDKTRPGFTLVSVHPGETLETIRDATGFDFDHPDEVPQTPAPDAATLALLRGPVLDKLAETYPAFAENWRRDLAAQTQHS from the coding sequence ATGACACACGCCGACACCCCCGTCCTGCCCAGCGAAACGCTGATCACCGCCATCGCCGCCCTGCTGGCCGATGTGCGTCACGTGGCTGTTGGCGCATCCTCTCCGATGCCCGCCGCCGGTGCCATGCTGCGCCAGGCGCTGGATGAACAGACACGCCACGTGCGCCTGTCGATCCTTGGGTCTGTCGCGCACAACTTTTTCACCAACGGATCGGGCGAACTGTTCGATTGTGCCGGACAGGGACGTATCGACGCCTTTTTCCTGGGCGGCGGGCAGATCGACGGACAGGCGAACGTCAACCTTGTCGGCGCGGGCGATTATCCGCAAAGCAAGGTCCGCTGGCCCGGCTCTTTCGGGTCAGCCTATCTGTATTTCGTCGTGCCCCGCGTGATCCTGTTCCGCGAAGAACACAGCCCCCGCGTGATGGTCGAACAGGTCGATTTCATCTCGGCCCCCGGTGTCAGCCCGCCGGATGTGTATCGTCCCGGCGGCCCCGTCGCGCTGTTGACAGGCAAGGCGCTGTTTTCCTTTGACAAAACGCGGCCCGGCTTCACCCTTGTCTCGGTCCACCCCGGCGAAACGCTCGAGACGATCCGCGACGCGACCGGCTTTGACTTTGACCACCCCGACGAGGTGCCGCAAACCCCCGCGCCCGATGCCGCCACGCTTGCCTTGTTGCGCGGTCCGGTTCTGGACAAGCTTGCTGAAACCTACCCGGCCTTTGCCGAAAACTGGCGGCGCGATCTGGCCGCCCAAACCCAACACAGCTGA
- a CDS encoding CoA transferase subunit A, translating into MLTNVDSLVDRLRDGMRIAVPVDYAGVAMAFTRPMIARGLRDLDLVCVPTGGLQVDQLIGANCVRSVETSAVSLGEAGGAPRFNAAVKEGRIRVIDATCPAVHAGLIAAQKGSPFFPMRGLIGTDVLRNRPDWKMIDNPFADQGDPVVLIPAIKPDVAIFHAPMADRAGNVWIGRRRELAPMAYAATDTYVTVDRIVDDNLLADETTAAGVLPALYVSGIAHVPQGAWPYGLWGVYPADTDELKRYAAAARTQEGFDAYMAATDTRNDAHP; encoded by the coding sequence ATGCTAACGAATGTGGACAGTCTGGTGGACAGGCTCAGGGACGGAATGCGGATCGCCGTGCCCGTCGATTACGCCGGCGTTGCGATGGCATTTACCCGTCCCATGATCGCACGCGGGCTGCGTGATCTTGACCTTGTCTGTGTCCCGACCGGCGGCTTGCAGGTGGACCAGCTGATTGGCGCGAACTGTGTGCGGTCGGTGGAAACCAGCGCCGTCAGCCTGGGCGAGGCCGGTGGCGCCCCCCGGTTCAACGCGGCTGTGAAAGAAGGGCGCATTCGCGTCATTGATGCCACCTGTCCCGCCGTTCACGCGGGCCTGATCGCGGCGCAAAAGGGATCGCCGTTCTTCCCGATGCGCGGCCTGATCGGAACCGACGTTCTGCGCAACCGCCCCGACTGGAAAATGATCGACAATCCCTTTGCCGATCAGGGCGATCCGGTGGTGCTGATTCCGGCGATCAAGCCCGATGTCGCCATTTTCCACGCGCCCATGGCCGACCGCGCGGGCAACGTCTGGATCGGGCGGCGACGTGAACTGGCGCCGATGGCCTATGCCGCGACCGACACCTATGTCACCGTTGACCGCATCGTGGACGACAACCTGCTGGCGGATGAGACAACCGCCGCGGGGGTTCTGCCCGCCTTGTATGTGTCGGGCATTGCCCATGTGCCGCAAGGGGCGTGGCCCTACGGCCTGTGGGGCGTTTATCCGGCGGATACCGACGAGCTGAAACGCTATGCCGCCGCCGCCCGCACGCAAGAGGGGTTCGACGCCTATATGGCCGCGACCGACACCCGGAACGACGCACACCCATGA
- a CDS encoding ABC transporter ATP-binding protein: MTLKLADPVVVPGGADARCDDVSRAGIGSGITIENVTKRYGAFVAADRICLDIQPGEFVTLLGPSGSGKTTLLNLLAGFQRVDGGEIRVDGKPIQNVPVHKRGFGMVFQSYALFPNMTVAQNVSFPMRMAGISRADSDRRVAETLEMMQLSDSAAKMPSEMSGGQQQRVAIARSIVMRPKVVLMDEPLSALDRRLRESIQMEIRDLHRTIGSTFLFVTHDQSEALTMSDRIAVMDAGRIIQVDRPETIYRQPCNRFVAGFVGESNLIDAEIVRREGAALVLRTKTGHTFRSPAPEEVSGRNVTVLVRPERLILSDMPGQESIPARVKSALFLGEILRIEVTLDSGETLLVRCSDSAGQTLPAPGSMVHVSWGMSDGWVLA; encoded by the coding sequence ATGACATTGAAGCTGGCAGACCCTGTTGTTGTGCCCGGCGGTGCTGACGCCCGATGCGATGACGTGTCGCGTGCGGGCATCGGCTCGGGGATCACGATCGAGAATGTAACGAAACGATACGGTGCATTCGTGGCAGCGGACCGCATATGTCTGGACATCCAGCCGGGAGAGTTCGTGACGCTTCTGGGTCCTTCGGGCAGCGGCAAGACAACCTTGCTGAACCTGCTTGCCGGATTCCAACGCGTCGATGGCGGCGAAATCCGTGTCGATGGCAAGCCGATCCAGAACGTGCCTGTCCACAAGCGCGGGTTCGGCATGGTGTTTCAAAGTTATGCGCTGTTTCCCAACATGACGGTGGCGCAGAACGTCAGTTTTCCGATGCGGATGGCAGGGATCAGCCGCGCCGACAGCGACCGGCGGGTCGCCGAAACGCTGGAGATGATGCAGCTTTCGGATTCAGCGGCCAAGATGCCCTCGGAAATGTCGGGCGGCCAGCAGCAGCGGGTCGCGATTGCGCGGTCGATTGTCATGCGGCCAAAGGTCGTTTTGATGGACGAACCGCTGAGTGCACTGGACCGGCGGCTGCGCGAATCCATCCAGATGGAAATCCGCGACCTGCACCGGACTATCGGCAGCACGTTCCTGTTTGTCACCCATGACCAGAGCGAGGCACTGACCATGTCGGACCGCATTGCCGTCATGGACGCGGGGCGCATCATCCAGGTGGATCGCCCCGAAACCATCTATCGCCAGCCTTGCAACCGCTTCGTCGCGGGCTTTGTCGGGGAAAGCAACCTGATCGACGCCGAGATCGTACGCCGTGAAGGTGCGGCGCTGGTTCTGCGCACTAAGACCGGCCACACTTTCCGCAGCCCGGCACCCGAGGAAGTCTCGGGCCGCAACGTAACGGTTCTGGTGCGTCCCGAAAGGCTGATCCTGTCCGATATGCCGGGTCAGGAATCGATTCCGGCACGTGTGAAATCGGCGCTGTTCCTGGGTGAAATCCTGCGGATCGAAGTGACGCTGGACAGCGGCGAGACGCTGCTGGTGCGCTGTTCCGACAGTGCCGGTCAGACACTGCCTGCGCCCGGCAGCATGGTACATGTCAGCTGGGGCATGTCGGACGGGTGGGTTCTGGCATGA
- a CDS encoding IclR family transcriptional regulator — MDKAFIKGLRLIEALAHSEKPRGVTELAAELGLTKSNVHRLLATLVAQGYVHQDPQYSTYALGTKIWELGSHVIRRLDLTKVARPAMERLAALTGETVHLSVLDDMDVVYLDKIESSHHIRAHTHVGQRAPAYTMATGKAMLARMPDAYLERYHNRFQSFTPTTITTMDQLHRAIEEVRATGFAVVPHGEWRAGIAACACAILGPNGDLAGAIGVSGPDTRVKREELDAFSPHLVAAASAISSALGYTAER, encoded by the coding sequence ATGGACAAGGCATTTATCAAGGGGTTGCGCCTGATCGAAGCGCTTGCGCACAGCGAGAAGCCGCGCGGCGTCACCGAGCTTGCTGCCGAACTGGGCCTGACCAAAAGCAACGTGCACCGGCTGTTGGCGACCTTGGTGGCACAGGGATATGTCCATCAGGACCCGCAATACAGCACCTATGCACTGGGCACCAAGATTTGGGAGCTGGGCAGCCATGTGATCCGGCGGCTGGACCTGACCAAGGTGGCGCGCCCTGCAATGGAACGTCTGGCGGCGCTGACCGGCGAAACGGTGCACCTGTCGGTTCTGGACGACATGGACGTTGTCTATCTGGACAAGATCGAAAGCAGCCACCACATCCGCGCCCACACCCATGTGGGTCAACGCGCGCCAGCCTATACGATGGCGACAGGCAAGGCGATGCTGGCGCGGATGCCCGATGCCTATCTGGAACGCTATCACAACCGGTTTCAAAGCTTTACGCCGACCACCATCACGACAATGGACCAGCTTCATCGCGCCATAGAAGAGGTGCGGGCGACCGGCTTTGCCGTGGTGCCGCACGGGGAATGGCGCGCCGGAATCGCGGCCTGTGCCTGTGCGATCCTTGGACCCAATGGCGATCTGGCCGGTGCGATTGGCGTGTCCGGCCCCGACACCCGCGTCAAACGCGAAGAGCTGGATGCCTTCAGCCCGCATCTGGTTGCTGCGGCCTCTGCGATTTCGTCCGCGCTTGGATACACCGCCGAGCGTTGA
- a CDS encoding ABC transporter permease subunit: MTQTDTHQGNPGVTPSRSLSERLKDPALLLIPAFAFLGFMYLLPLIDLMQTSVEGDPWWADLQRVLSVPLYFDSLVRTMNIALTVALLCALIGYPAALLIQRTKGITQVLVAMAIILPYFIAILIRTYAWMVLLGRNGPINKFAVWIGAFDEPVGLLFNRGSVLLGMTAVLLPIMVLSIYSSLSRLDPALVRAAMANGAGPLAAFWRVLLPLTLPGVGAGFLLVFVQALGFFITPSLLGGPGDMMFAMHITQQADSITGEGFLQALAVVLLVLTLVVVAVAGRFLGFEFIWGGERKGPMPKARHDVARVTPARGGIKNAIADRIGWPLLRGLGALNARWGEWTVRVLAICVIATLVLPIVVVMIISFSKASYLTFPPTEYSLRWYEKFFSDRNWMSAFWNSLFIAIMSAGISVTLGATAAMGIVRSSIRGKSTLMLLLVSPIIVPPVVLGLSLYSLFLKFDMVGTYWGLAAAHSIGGIPIVVVIVAAALQGVDRKLEQGAAVHGASPLTVFRKVTLPAIAPGLGAAVFFAFLHSFDELVLTLFLSSPRMKTLPLMLWGDINYQLNPVLAVVSTLEVLLVVGGIILARPVFARARADT; this comes from the coding sequence ATGACACAGACGGATACGCACCAAGGTAACCCGGGGGTTACTCCCTCTCGCAGCCTGTCGGAACGGCTGAAAGATCCGGCGCTGTTGCTGATCCCCGCCTTTGCCTTTCTGGGGTTCATGTACCTGCTGCCGCTGATCGACCTGATGCAGACCAGCGTCGAAGGTGATCCGTGGTGGGCCGATCTGCAGCGGGTGCTGTCGGTGCCCTTGTATTTCGATTCGCTGGTGCGGACGATGAACATCGCGCTGACCGTGGCGCTGTTGTGCGCGCTGATCGGATACCCCGCGGCCCTGCTGATCCAGCGCACCAAGGGGATCACGCAGGTGCTGGTGGCGATGGCGATCATCCTGCCCTATTTCATCGCGATCCTGATCCGCACCTATGCCTGGATGGTGCTGTTGGGGCGCAACGGGCCGATCAACAAATTTGCGGTCTGGATTGGCGCCTTTGACGAGCCTGTCGGCCTGTTGTTCAACCGCGGCAGCGTGCTTTTGGGTATGACGGCAGTGCTTTTGCCGATCATGGTGCTGAGCATCTATTCCAGCTTGTCACGGCTGGACCCGGCGCTGGTGCGCGCGGCGATGGCGAATGGCGCGGGGCCGCTGGCCGCATTCTGGCGGGTGCTGCTGCCGCTCACCTTGCCCGGTGTTGGTGCCGGTTTCCTTCTGGTCTTTGTTCAGGCGCTGGGTTTTTTCATTACGCCCAGCCTGTTGGGCGGACCGGGTGACATGATGTTTGCCATGCACATCACCCAACAGGCGGATTCGATCACCGGCGAGGGGTTCTTGCAGGCTTTGGCCGTTGTGCTTTTGGTGCTGACGCTGGTTGTTGTGGCCGTCGCAGGGCGCTTTCTGGGGTTCGAATTTATCTGGGGCGGCGAGCGTAAAGGCCCGATGCCCAAGGCGCGGCACGACGTGGCCCGCGTGACACCGGCACGCGGCGGGATAAAGAATGCGATTGCCGACAGGATCGGCTGGCCGCTGCTGCGCGGGCTGGGTGCGCTGAATGCCCGCTGGGGCGAATGGACCGTGCGGGTTCTGGCCATTTGCGTGATTGCGACGCTGGTCCTGCCCATCGTCGTCGTCATGATCATCTCGTTCAGCAAAGCCAGCTACCTGACCTTTCCACCGACCGAATATTCGCTGCGCTGGTACGAGAAATTCTTTTCCGACCGCAACTGGATGTCGGCGTTCTGGAATTCACTGTTCATCGCCATCATGTCCGCCGGAATCTCGGTCACGCTGGGTGCGACGGCGGCAATGGGGATCGTGCGCAGTTCGATCCGGGGCAAGTCCACGCTGATGCTGTTGCTGGTCAGCCCGATCATCGTACCGCCCGTGGTGCTGGGCCTGTCGCTGTACAGCCTGTTTCTGAAATTCGACATGGTAGGTACCTATTGGGGGCTGGCCGCGGCCCATTCCATCGGTGGCATTCCCATCGTGGTGGTGATTGTTGCGGCGGCCTTGCAAGGGGTCGACCGCAAGCTTGAACAAGGGGCCGCAGTGCATGGCGCGTCGCCGCTGACGGTGTTTCGCAAGGTGACATTGCCCGCGATTGCGCCCGGTCTGGGGGCTGCGGTGTTCTTTGCCTTTTTGCATTCCTTTGACGAATTGGTGCTGACGCTGTTCCTGTCCAGCCCCCGCATGAAGACCCTGCCGCTGATGCTGTGGGGCGACATCAACTATCAACTGAATCCGGTTCTGGCTGTCGTGTCGACGCTCGAGGTTCTGCTGGTCGTTGGTGGCATCATATTGGCGCGTCCGGTCTTTGCCCGGGCCCGCGCCGACACTTGA
- the panC gene encoding pantoate--beta-alanine ligase, protein MKIIRRKSDLQALTGNWRRAGETIGVVLTMGALHDGHLSLVKAAHSRADRVIVTIFVNPRQFNNPEDLAKYPKTEESDARILGPLDVDVLYVPEPEEIYPTGFSTTISVSGVSDGLCGGDRPGHFDGVATVVTKLLLQTDADCTFFGEKDYQQLQVVRRVVADLDLKTEIVACPTVREDDGLAMSSRNLRLGSEARQMAPVIGRVLKSAANVIRQGGNVALALETARQALLVAGFDAVDYFELRSDSDLLTLTTADQPARLFVAAWLNGVRLIDNMPVATERSAQKVAAKLVEPV, encoded by the coding sequence ATGAAAATCATCCGTCGGAAATCAGACCTGCAGGCTCTGACAGGCAACTGGCGCAGGGCGGGGGAAACGATTGGTGTTGTTCTAACAATGGGCGCCCTGCATGATGGACACCTTAGCCTGGTCAAGGCCGCCCACAGCCGCGCCGACCGCGTGATTGTGACGATCTTCGTCAACCCGCGTCAGTTCAACAACCCCGAAGACCTCGCAAAATATCCCAAAACCGAAGAAAGTGACGCCCGCATCCTCGGTCCACTTGATGTTGACGTGCTCTATGTGCCCGAGCCTGAGGAGATTTACCCCACTGGCTTTTCCACGACGATTTCCGTGTCCGGTGTCAGCGACGGGCTGTGTGGCGGTGACCGGCCTGGTCATTTCGACGGCGTGGCGACTGTCGTGACCAAGTTGCTGTTACAGACCGATGCAGATTGTACGTTCTTCGGAGAGAAGGATTACCAGCAGCTTCAGGTGGTCCGCCGCGTCGTTGCCGATCTTGATTTGAAAACCGAGATTGTCGCCTGCCCCACTGTCCGTGAAGACGATGGCCTTGCCATGTCTTCACGCAATCTTCGGCTTGGTTCGGAAGCACGTCAGATGGCTCCGGTGATCGGGCGCGTGCTTAAAAGCGCAGCCAACGTGATCCGTCAGGGCGGGAACGTCGCGCTGGCGCTTGAGACCGCCCGTCAGGCATTGCTCGTCGCTGGCTTTGACGCGGTGGACTATTTTGAATTGCGCAGTGATTCCGACCTACTGACATTGACGACCGCGGACCAGCCCGCGCGCCTGTTCGTTGCCGCTTGGCTGAACGGGGTTCGATTGATTGACAATATGCCGGTAGCAACGGAACGTTCCGCCCAGAAAGTTGCAGCAAAATTAGTCGAACCAGTCTGA
- a CDS encoding very short patch repair endonuclease, whose translation MAGIKGKNTRPELIIRSALHRRGFRFRLHRKDLPGKPDLVFSGRGAVIFVHGCFWHGHDCHLFRWPKSREEFWRGKIGKNMERDRVQYKTLIETGWRIGTVWECALKGKNRLPFENVVDQCAMWLKSDIRTLEVSGDKTRATV comes from the coding sequence ATGGCCGGTATCAAAGGCAAGAACACCAGACCGGAGCTGATAATTCGATCCGCGCTGCACAGGCGCGGATTCCGGTTTCGCCTGCACCGCAAAGACCTGCCGGGAAAACCCGACCTTGTTTTTTCAGGCAGGGGCGCGGTGATCTTCGTTCACGGTTGTTTCTGGCACGGCCACGACTGCCATCTGTTTCGCTGGCCTAAAAGCCGGGAAGAGTTCTGGCGCGGGAAGATCGGGAAGAACATGGAGCGCGACCGGGTTCAGTATAAGACCCTGATCGAGACGGGATGGCGCATCGGAACCGTTTGGGAATGCGCCCTAAAGGGCAAAAACCGCCTGCCCTTCGAAAACGTTGTCGATCAATGCGCCATGTGGTTGAAATCAGATATAAGAACACTGGAGGTGAGCGGTGATAAAACGCGGGCAACTGTCTGA